In the genome of Phalacrocorax aristotelis chromosome 22, bGulAri2.1, whole genome shotgun sequence, one region contains:
- the ROBO4 gene encoding roundabout homolog 4 isoform X6, with translation MASGWVMALGLGLCLVVLRQGGCYPPSAATAPQTAAALRENFRLQPGDLVATAGQALELDCVPPSGHPEPRVTWKKDGVTLNLTGDRYAVTNGKLRVAPARRSDSGLYVCVAANTAGERESRGARVSVLEKPTIVRRPSDAMVVAGSTVELRCGAQGDPAPRVQWHKERGDLPWGRHEVDQEHTLRLHAVTPADAGTYVCTAQSQLGTAAAAAHLHVEDQLPMGRREAAPWDLLAVRLHLDNGTVLPTTAAVQLRWQMLTPALVPEGYVVLYRCLLPASPSWDQHDAGRELSTVIPALRRGYVYEFKVRPYVGGTQGLDSNIRHLWIPEEVPSAAPQHVTLGQAEMENGTVVVSWEPPPPEAHNGIIQGYKVWSMGEGWQRPTNRTVDGGTHRLETLLPSPGAKFCVQVAAFNSAGLGVPSNATCSILGLMAESNRVVRVLQQPAVIAAAGSLLWLALFALLLLVCQRRASQDAATRRRLVAGDSPWLSGPWKRSCAPRNLSSSSSLSSRLLGSDGKDPHPSTLSLEPSSLGPPTPPNRSSLRGGHPSPLGDTGCCSGGHPGVRTSPSTPNPAPWERIHKRELHQVHSTPVLMGGPGHVPVTGSGGEWGMDFGLAAGWPQRRGRDGDTTTAVLAGGDPRQLPVFSSPKPRRGSVSLASGVTGSPVTPLRPPHAWHPPVTRSPATACPRDMSLVTRHPKDLSPVTGIPRDKSPATRRPRDMSLVAESPRDVSPVTRRPRDTSLVIESPRDVSPAARHPRDMSPVTESPRDVTPATRHPRDMSPVAESPRDVTPATQHPRDMSPATESPKDMFLATRHPKDPSPATRNQKDTISATRHPEDTSLISRCPRDMSLMTRHPKEMSLVPSQCGDMFLGSRYPRDMSAATRQPRDPSPVTKHQRNMSPATRHPKDTSPPGGHPRDTLLVTGLPKEKSPAIRHHRDAFLSTRYPKEMSPATGYPKDTSPDTRHPRDTSPITRHPTEMSPVTSHCEDTFLVTRYAEDTSPATRHPRDTSPVTRHPEEISPVAGHRRDMFLGNRHPRDRSPVTRRLSSAFSDGVLTPQQVAEDLEMDQDTTCPSPPAPTTPQSFSLPHTYGYIYGPPASELGEEEEEEEEEEEEEQPTMRGSPGGSLLNGWGSVSEDNFASARCSLVSSCDGSFLLDASFARVLAVAVDGLCFSLEDADGGYGAGPSPPPSPLEGVFSPGVPIPTWDWGTELGVPQRTGTEAATGIPQHSGHGIGSGSPWARASGEPRTGGTGAWWSPGCRAQQGQSPLGSAKIQLY, from the exons ATGGCGAGCGGCTGGGTGATGGCGCTGGGCCTGGGGCTCTGCCTCGTCGTGCTGCGCCAGGGAG GCTGCTACCCCCCCAGCGCAGCCACAGCACCCCAAACCGCAGCTG CACTGCGGGAGAATTTCCGCCTGCAGCCGGGTGATTTGGTGGCCACAGCGGGGCAAGCACTGGAGCTGGATTGCGTGCCACCCTCGGGGCACCCCGAACCCCGTGTCACCTGGAAGAAGGATGGGGTGACCTTGAACTTGACTGGCGACCGGTACGCGGTCACCAATGGGAAGTTGCGGGTGGCACCGGCACGACGGAGCGACTCCGGGCTCTACGTCTGCGTGGCAGCCAACACGGCGGGCGAGAGGGAGAGCCGGGGCGCCCGTGTCTCCGTCCTGG AGAAGCCGACCATCGTGCGGCGCCCGAGCGATGCCATGGTGGTGGCTGGCAGCACCGTGGAGCTGCGCTGTGGCGCCCAAGGTGACCCAGCACCGCGGGTGCAGTGGCACAAGGAGCGTGGGGACCTGCCCTGGGGCAG GCATGAGGTGGACCAGGAGCACACGTTGCGCCTCCACGCTGTGACGCCCGCTGATGCCGGCACCTACGTGTGTACAGCGCAGAGCCAGCTAGGCAccgccgccgcagccgcccaccTCCACGTGGAGG aCCAGCTGCCAATGGGCCGGCGGGAGGCTGCGCCGTGGGACCTGCTGGCTGTGAGGCTGCACCTGGACAATGGCACTGTGCTGCCCACCACTGCCGCTGTCCAGCTCCGCTGGCAG ATGCTGACGCCGGCACTGGTGCCAGAGGGCTATGTGGTGCTGTAccgctgcctgctccctgccagcccctcctGGGACCAACACGATGCAGGCAGGGAGCTCAGCACCGTCATCCCCGCGCTCCGCAGGGGCTACGTGTACGAGTTCAAGGTCCGCCCCTACGTTGGAGGGACCCAGGGTTTGGACAGCAACATCAGGCACCTCTGGATACCTGAGGAAG TACCAAGTGCAGCGCCCCAGCACGTCACCCTGGGCCAGGCTGAGATGGAGAATGGCACCGTGGTCGTGAGCTGGGAACCACCTCCTCCTGAGGCCCACAATGGCATCATCCAGGGCTACAAG GTCTGGTCAATGGGTGAAGGCTGGCAGCGCCCCACCAATAGGACAGTGGATGGAGGCACCCACCGCCTGGAAACCCTCCTCCCAAGCCCTGGGGCCAAATTCTGTGTCCAGGTGGCGGCTTTCAACAgtgcggggctgggggtccccagCAATGCCACCTGCAGCATCCTGG GGCTGATGGCGGAGAGCAACAGGGTGGTACGGGTGCTACAGCAGCCCGCTGTCATCGCAGCTGCTGGctcactgctctggttggccttgtttgccctcctcctcctcgtctgCCAGCGCCGCGCCAGCCAGGACGCCGCGACTCGCCGCAG GCTGGTGGCTGGTGACTCACCGTGGCTCAGTGGTCCGTGGAAACGCAGCTGTGCCCCGCGaaacctcagcagcagcagcagcctcagtAGCCGGCTCCTGGGCAGCGATGGCAAGGACCCCCACCCCTCCA cccTGTCCTTGGAGCCATCAAGCCTCggcccccccacgccccccaaCCGCAGCAGCCTCCGCGGTGGGCACCCATCGCCCCTTGGGGACACCGGGTGCTGCAGTGGGGGGCACCCCGGAGTGCGAACCTCGCCCAGCACCCCGAACCCGGCACCCTGGGAGCGCATCCACAAGAGAG AGCTGCACCAAGTGCACAGCACCCCAGTGCTCATGGGTGGCCCTGGCCACGTCCCTGTCACCGGGAGCGGAGGTGAGTGGGGGATGGATTTTGGGCTGGCAGCCGGGTGGCCTCAGCGAAGGGGACGTGACGGTGACACCACCACCGCCGTGCTAGCCGGAGGGGACCCACGGCAGCTGCCAGTCTTCAGCTCCCCAAAACCACGGCGGGGCAGCGTCTCGCTGGCCTCTGGTGTCACTGGGTCACCAGTGACACCTCTGAGGCCACCCCATGCCTGGCACCCGCCGGTGACCCG GTCCCCGGCCACTGCATGCCCCAGGGACATGTCCTTGGTCACCAGGCACCCCAAGGACCTGTCCCCAGTCACTGGGATCCCCAGGGACAAATCTCCAGCCACCCGGCGCCCCAGGGACATGTCCCTGGTCGCTGAGAGTCCCAGGGATGTGTCACCAGTAACCCGGCGCCCCAGGGACACATCCCTGGTCATTGAGAGCCCCAGGGATGTGTCACCAGCCGCCCGGCACCCCAGGGACATGTCTCCAGTCACTGAGAGTCCCAGGGATGTGACACCAGCCACCCGGCACCCCAGGGACATGTCCCCGGTTGCTGAGAGTCCCAGGGATGTGACACCAgccacccagcaccccagggacaTGTCCCCAGCCACTGAGAGCCCCAAGGACATGTTCCTGGCCACCAGGCACCCCAAGGACCCATCACCAGCCACCAGGAACCAGAAGGACACAATCTCGGCCACCAGGCACCCTGAGGACACATCTCTGATCTCCAGGTGCCCCAGGGACATGTCCCTGATGACCAGGCACCCCAAGGAGATGTCCCTGGTCCCCAGTCAATGTGGAGACATGTTCCTGGGCAGCAGGTACCCCAGGGACATGTCCGCAGCCACCAGACAACCCAGGGACCCATCACCGGTGACCAAGCACCAGAGGAACATGTCACCAGCCACCAGGCACCCCAAGGACACGTCCCCACCCGGTGGGCACCCAAGGGACACATTGCTGGTCACTGGGCTCCCCAAGGAGAAATCCCCAGCCATCAGGCACCACAGGGACGCATTCCTGTCCACCAG ATACCCAAAGGAAATGTCCCCAGCTACCGGGTACCCGAAGGACACATCCCCAGACACCAGGCACCCCAGGGATACATCCCCCATCACCAGGCACCCAACGGAGATGTCCCCAGTCACCAGTCACTGCGAGGACACATTCTTGGTTACCAG GTACGCTGAGGACACCTCACCAGCCACCAGGCACCCAAGGGACACATCTCCAGTCACCAGGCACCCTGAAGAGATATCCCCAGTCGCTGGTCACCGAAGGGACATGTTCTTGGGCAACAG GCACCCAAGGGACAGGTCCCCAGTCACCAGGCGCCTCTCGTCAGCATTCAGCGATGGGGTCCTCACGCCGCAGCAGGTGGCTGAGGACTTGGAGATGGACCAGGACACCACCTGCCCCAG ccccccagcaCCAACCACGCCACAGTCCTTCTCGCTGCCACACACCTATGGCTACATCTATGGGCCACCAGCCTCCGAgctgggtgaggaggaggaggaggaggaggaagaggaggaggaagagcagccaACAATGAGGGGCTCGCCAGGAGGGTCACTGCTGAATGGGTGGGGGTCTGTCTCGGAGGACAACTTCGCCAGTGCCCGCTGCAGCTTGGTGAGCTCCTGCGATGGCTCCTTCCTCCTGGACGCCAGCTTCGCCCGGGTGCTGGCCGTGGCCGTCGATGGCCTCTGCTTCAGCCTCGAGGATGCCGATGGGGGCTACGGGG CAGGTccctcaccaccaccatcaccctTGGAGGGGGTCTTCTCACCCGGGGTCCCCATCCCCACCTGGGACTGGGGGACAGAGCTGGGGGTCCCACAGAGAACTGGGACAGAGGCAGCCACAGGCATCCCACAGCACA gtgGCCACGGGATTGGGAGTGGCAGCCCCTGGGCCAGGGCAAGTGGCGAGCCAAGGACAGGAGGGACAGGAGCATGGTGGTCCCCAGGGTGTAGGGCGCAGCAAGGCCAGAGTCCCCTTGGCTCAGCTAAAATCCAGCTTTATTAA
- the ROBO4 gene encoding roundabout homolog 4 isoform X9 translates to MGSCGWHRHDGATPGSTSAWQPTRRARGRAGAPVSPSWRSRPSCGARAMPWWWLAAPWSCAVAPKVTQHRGCSGTRSVGTCPGADQLPMGRREAAPWDLLAVRLHLDNGTVLPTTAAVQLRWQMLTPALVPEGYVVLYRCLLPASPSWDQHDAGRELSTVIPALRRGYVYEFKVRPYVGGTQGLDSNIRHLWIPEEVPSAAPQHVTLGQAEMENGTVVVSWEPPPPEAHNGIIQGYKVWSMGEGWQRPTNRTVDGGTHRLETLLPSPGAKFCVQVAAFNSAGLGVPSNATCSILGLMAESNRVVRVLQQPAVIAAAGSLLWLALFALLLLVCQRRASQDAATRRRLVAGDSPWLSGPWKRSCAPRNLSSSSSLSSRLLGSDGKDPHPSTLSLEPSSLGPPTPPNRSSLRGGHPSPLGDTGCCSGGHPGVRTSPSTPNPAPWERIHKRELHQVHSTPVLMGGPGHVPVTGSGGEWGMDFGLAAGWPQRRGRDGDTTTAVLAGGDPRQLPVFSSPKPRRGSVSLASGVTGSPVTPLRPPHAWHPPVTRSPATACPRDMSLVTRHPKDLSPVTGIPRDKSPATRRPRDMSLVAESPRDVSPVTRRPRDTSLVIESPRDVSPAARHPRDMSPVTESPRDVTPATRHPRDMSPVAESPRDVTPATQHPRDMSPATESPKDMFLATRHPKDPSPATRNQKDTISATRHPEDTSLISRCPRDMSLMTRHPKEMSLVPSQCGDMFLGSRYPRDMSAATRQPRDPSPVTKHQRNMSPATRHPKDTSPPGGHPRDTLLVTGLPKEKSPAIRHHRDAFLSTRYPKEMSPATGYPKDTSPDTRHPRDTSPITRHPTEMSPVTSHCEDTFLVTRYPKNMSLAARHPRDMFLITRYAEDTSPATRHPRDTSPVTRHPEEISPVAGHRRDMFLGNRYPKHMSLVTRYPKDMFLDTRHPRDKSLARRHAKDMSLTTRHPRDRSPVTRRLSSAFSDGVLTPQQVAEDLEMDQDTTCPSPPAPTTPQSFSLPHTYGYIYGPPASELGEEEEEEEEEEEEEQPTMRGSPGGSLLNGWGSVSEDNFASARCSLVSSCDGSFLLDASFARVLAVAVDGLCFSLEDADGGYGAGPSPPPSPLEGVFSPGVPIPTWDWGTELGVPQRTGTEAATGIPQHSGHGIGSGSPWARASGEPRTGGTGAWWSPGCRAQQGQSPLGSAKIQLY, encoded by the exons ATGGGAAGTTGCGGGTGGCACCGGCACGACGGAGCGACTCCGGGCTCTACGTCTGCGTGGCAGCCAACACGGCGGGCGAGAGGGAGAGCCGGGGCGCCCGTGTCTCCGTCCTGG AGAAGCCGACCATCGTGCGGCGCCCGAGCGATGCCATGGTGGTGGCTGGCAGCACCGTGGAGCTGCGCTGTGGCGCCCAAGGTGACCCAGCACCGCGGGTGCAGTGGCACAAGGAGCGTGGGGACCTGCCCTGGGGCAG aCCAGCTGCCAATGGGCCGGCGGGAGGCTGCGCCGTGGGACCTGCTGGCTGTGAGGCTGCACCTGGACAATGGCACTGTGCTGCCCACCACTGCCGCTGTCCAGCTCCGCTGGCAG ATGCTGACGCCGGCACTGGTGCCAGAGGGCTATGTGGTGCTGTAccgctgcctgctccctgccagcccctcctGGGACCAACACGATGCAGGCAGGGAGCTCAGCACCGTCATCCCCGCGCTCCGCAGGGGCTACGTGTACGAGTTCAAGGTCCGCCCCTACGTTGGAGGGACCCAGGGTTTGGACAGCAACATCAGGCACCTCTGGATACCTGAGGAAG TACCAAGTGCAGCGCCCCAGCACGTCACCCTGGGCCAGGCTGAGATGGAGAATGGCACCGTGGTCGTGAGCTGGGAACCACCTCCTCCTGAGGCCCACAATGGCATCATCCAGGGCTACAAG GTCTGGTCAATGGGTGAAGGCTGGCAGCGCCCCACCAATAGGACAGTGGATGGAGGCACCCACCGCCTGGAAACCCTCCTCCCAAGCCCTGGGGCCAAATTCTGTGTCCAGGTGGCGGCTTTCAACAgtgcggggctgggggtccccagCAATGCCACCTGCAGCATCCTGG GGCTGATGGCGGAGAGCAACAGGGTGGTACGGGTGCTACAGCAGCCCGCTGTCATCGCAGCTGCTGGctcactgctctggttggccttgtttgccctcctcctcctcgtctgCCAGCGCCGCGCCAGCCAGGACGCCGCGACTCGCCGCAG GCTGGTGGCTGGTGACTCACCGTGGCTCAGTGGTCCGTGGAAACGCAGCTGTGCCCCGCGaaacctcagcagcagcagcagcctcagtAGCCGGCTCCTGGGCAGCGATGGCAAGGACCCCCACCCCTCCA cccTGTCCTTGGAGCCATCAAGCCTCggcccccccacgccccccaaCCGCAGCAGCCTCCGCGGTGGGCACCCATCGCCCCTTGGGGACACCGGGTGCTGCAGTGGGGGGCACCCCGGAGTGCGAACCTCGCCCAGCACCCCGAACCCGGCACCCTGGGAGCGCATCCACAAGAGAG AGCTGCACCAAGTGCACAGCACCCCAGTGCTCATGGGTGGCCCTGGCCACGTCCCTGTCACCGGGAGCGGAGGTGAGTGGGGGATGGATTTTGGGCTGGCAGCCGGGTGGCCTCAGCGAAGGGGACGTGACGGTGACACCACCACCGCCGTGCTAGCCGGAGGGGACCCACGGCAGCTGCCAGTCTTCAGCTCCCCAAAACCACGGCGGGGCAGCGTCTCGCTGGCCTCTGGTGTCACTGGGTCACCAGTGACACCTCTGAGGCCACCCCATGCCTGGCACCCGCCGGTGACCCG GTCCCCGGCCACTGCATGCCCCAGGGACATGTCCTTGGTCACCAGGCACCCCAAGGACCTGTCCCCAGTCACTGGGATCCCCAGGGACAAATCTCCAGCCACCCGGCGCCCCAGGGACATGTCCCTGGTCGCTGAGAGTCCCAGGGATGTGTCACCAGTAACCCGGCGCCCCAGGGACACATCCCTGGTCATTGAGAGCCCCAGGGATGTGTCACCAGCCGCCCGGCACCCCAGGGACATGTCTCCAGTCACTGAGAGTCCCAGGGATGTGACACCAGCCACCCGGCACCCCAGGGACATGTCCCCGGTTGCTGAGAGTCCCAGGGATGTGACACCAgccacccagcaccccagggacaTGTCCCCAGCCACTGAGAGCCCCAAGGACATGTTCCTGGCCACCAGGCACCCCAAGGACCCATCACCAGCCACCAGGAACCAGAAGGACACAATCTCGGCCACCAGGCACCCTGAGGACACATCTCTGATCTCCAGGTGCCCCAGGGACATGTCCCTGATGACCAGGCACCCCAAGGAGATGTCCCTGGTCCCCAGTCAATGTGGAGACATGTTCCTGGGCAGCAGGTACCCCAGGGACATGTCCGCAGCCACCAGACAACCCAGGGACCCATCACCGGTGACCAAGCACCAGAGGAACATGTCACCAGCCACCAGGCACCCCAAGGACACGTCCCCACCCGGTGGGCACCCAAGGGACACATTGCTGGTCACTGGGCTCCCCAAGGAGAAATCCCCAGCCATCAGGCACCACAGGGACGCATTCCTGTCCACCAG ATACCCAAAGGAAATGTCCCCAGCTACCGGGTACCCGAAGGACACATCCCCAGACACCAGGCACCCCAGGGATACATCCCCCATCACCAGGCACCCAACGGAGATGTCCCCAGTCACCAGTCACTGCGAGGACACATTCTTGGTTACCAGGTACCCCAAGAATATGtccctggctgccag GCACCCAAGGGACATGTTTCTGATCACCAGGTACGCTGAGGACACCTCACCAGCCACCAGGCACCCAAGGGACACATCTCCAGTCACCAGGCACCCTGAAGAGATATCCCCAGTCGCTGGTCACCGAAGGGACATGTTCTTGGGCAACAGGTACCCCAAGCACATGTCCCTGGTCACCAGATACCCCAAGGACATGTTCCTAGACACCAGGCATCCCAGAGACAAGTCCCTGGCCAGAAGACACGCCAAGGACATGTCCCTGACCACCAGGCACCCAAGGGACAGGTCCCCAGTCACCAGGCGCCTCTCGTCAGCATTCAGCGATGGGGTCCTCACGCCGCAGCAGGTGGCTGAGGACTTGGAGATGGACCAGGACACCACCTGCCCCAG ccccccagcaCCAACCACGCCACAGTCCTTCTCGCTGCCACACACCTATGGCTACATCTATGGGCCACCAGCCTCCGAgctgggtgaggaggaggaggaggaggaggaagaggaggaggaagagcagccaACAATGAGGGGCTCGCCAGGAGGGTCACTGCTGAATGGGTGGGGGTCTGTCTCGGAGGACAACTTCGCCAGTGCCCGCTGCAGCTTGGTGAGCTCCTGCGATGGCTCCTTCCTCCTGGACGCCAGCTTCGCCCGGGTGCTGGCCGTGGCCGTCGATGGCCTCTGCTTCAGCCTCGAGGATGCCGATGGGGGCTACGGGG CAGGTccctcaccaccaccatcaccctTGGAGGGGGTCTTCTCACCCGGGGTCCCCATCCCCACCTGGGACTGGGGGACAGAGCTGGGGGTCCCACAGAGAACTGGGACAGAGGCAGCCACAGGCATCCCACAGCACA gtgGCCACGGGATTGGGAGTGGCAGCCCCTGGGCCAGGGCAAGTGGCGAGCCAAGGACAGGAGGGACAGGAGCATGGTGGTCCCCAGGGTGTAGGGCGCAGCAAGGCCAGAGTCCCCTTGGCTCAGCTAAAATCCAGCTTTATTAA